The Halodesulfovibrio sp. DNA segment TAATTAGCATCGCAAGTTCGCCACCATCGCGCAGTAATTTAACACATGGTGGAAGAATAAGTTTAAGCGAAATAAAGGAAACATCACCTACGACAAGATCAATCGGTTCGGGGATGACTGTTTCATCTACATTTCGCAAATTCGTGCGTTCCAAGTTGATAACACGCTCATCCTGACGCAATTTTTCATGTAACTGACCATACCCGACATCAACTGCATATACTTTTGTAGCACCATGTTGCAGCAAACAATCAGAGAAGCCACCAGTTGATGCCCCTGCATCGAGAGCCACTTTTCCAGAAGGATCAATTCCGAAGTGCTCAATTGCCGTGAGCAGCTTGTATGCCCCGCGGCTGACAAAGCGTTCGACACCTTTCACTTCAAAAAGAGAATCCAAATCCATTTTTTGTCCCGGCTTTGCAACCGGCTCTGGATTACCATTGCGGATTACATAAACCTGCCCTGCCATAATCAGGCGTTTTGCCTTCTCACGGCTATCTGCCAGCCCCGCATCGAACACAAGTTGGTCGGCTCGTTCTTTTTTTGCCATGTTATTTGCCTTGACATTGCAGCAAGGGAAGCATACGCACTCCTTGCCGGTTATAATTACAAGATGGCGCAGGACAACTTAGACTGCGACGAGTCGTCTATGTATTTGACCATAGCGTGTCCGGCTCGGTAAAAATTTCTTTGCACCTCGGCAATGTAACCAAAATCATTCACACAGAGGTATGCAGACCAG contains these protein-coding regions:
- a CDS encoding TlyA family RNA methyltransferase, encoding MAKKERADQLVFDAGLADSREKAKRLIMAGQVYVIRNGNPEPVAKPGQKMDLDSLFEVKGVERFVSRGAYKLLTAIEHFGIDPSGKVALDAGASTGGFSDCLLQHGATKVYAVDVGYGQLHEKLRQDERVINLERTNLRNVDETVIPEPIDLVVGDVSFISLKLILPPCVKLLRDGGELAMLIKPQFELGPGMTDKGVVRDPALHQQAIDDVTSFAIKELHLSLLGVVPSSIKGPKGNQEFIAYFKK